In the genome of Zobellia nedashkovskayae, the window TGTCTTCCATATCTTTTTGGAGTATCATCAACTCTGCGAACATAGTATCTACTTTTTCCTTGTATTCTGGGTTTGCAGCTAAATCATTCATTTCTTTTGGATCTGCTTTCAGATCATAAAGTAAAACTACATCCATTTTTGGATATAGAATCAACTTATAACCATCTTTACGAATCATACGTTGTAAGTCTATATAACCGTTGTAGATAGCATCATAGTGGCTTTCTTTCCTATCACCGTTTACAAGGTCCAAGACGCTATTAAAGAATACATATTCAGGTTTCTTAACACCGGCTAATTCTAAACTTGTGGCCATGGCATCCTGCAAATAGATATCCGTATCAATTTTTTTGTATTTAGGGATTTTTGGTCCTACAATCATGAAAGGAGCCCGTATACTATGGTCAAATTGACTTTGTTTCCCAATTAGGCCATGTTTCCCAACCGCTAAACCGTGATCAGCCGTGAAGATGATATAGGTATTATCCATCTTGCCTGTTTTTTCCAATCCCTCTATAATTTTTCCAATCTGGAAATCTAAGTGAGTTATAAGAGCATAGTACTCTTTGGTATGTACTTTAACGGCAAATTCTGTTCTAGGAAAGGGCGCCAGTGCCTCATCTCTAAGACTAGGTCCGTTGCCCATGCCATCTTTGTAAGGGTAGAGAGGAAGGAAGCTTTCAGGAATGGTTATATCATCTAAAGAATACATATCTACAAACTCTTTTGGCGCCTGTCTTGGATCATGTGGAGCATTAAAAGCCAGGTACATAAAGAAAGGATTTTTACTTGTTTTGGTTTGGTCTATAAACCCAAGGGCATCGTCTCTTAAAACTTCGCTCCAGTGTTTGCCACCTTGCCAGAATCCACCGTGCTTCATATTGGTTGGCGTCCACGTAGTGTCATTTTCGTTCTGCGGCCTGTTGTAGCCAATAGGCATAATATCAGCAGGTTTAAGTCCGTTTTCTTTCAATGTTGAGAATTTAGAGCCAGTTAGCTCTTTTGCCCATGCATCACCAGGCATTCCAGGTCGCGTATGAATCACGTTTTGAAAAACATTTTGGGCCTTGGCATCAACATGCCATTTTCCGGTCATATAAGTGTCGTATCCGGCACCTTCCATGAGTTTACCCCAAGTTTTGTCAAACTCTTTACCATTACTCCAGTTTTCACGAAACTCATTTACCTCCCATAATTTTCTACCAGAAATAATCATGGCACGGGAAGCAGCACAAATGGCACCGTTCCATCCTCCCATGTTAAAGGCATGTGTAAAAGTGGTTCCGTTATGCACTAGTTTGTCTAAGTTTGGGGTTTTAATTTCTTTGTTTCCCAGGGCATTTATGGCCGAGTAGGTCATATCATCGGCAAAAATGAAAACTACATTGGGTTTAGAAAGCGGTATTTCTTTCTTTTCGGCCTTGCAAGAGAATAGCAATACCGTAATAAGGGCAAGCGTTAAATTTTTCAAAGGATTAATTTTTGGAGTTAAATTGTTTGTGGTAATAATGACATTGTAAATATACTAAATCATGACTTAAAGTGTATTTTAGATACTTATTAACTTCGTGGGCATAAAAAAATAGTGTATTAACAAGATAGTGTTCATTGAACCTTTCAACATTTTTTTAGGAGTCAGCAGATTCTTTCTTCTTGCTAATTTGTTTTACGTATTTGCTAGGTACTATCTCAAACTGTTTATTAAAGCATTTACAGAAGTACGGAGCCGCGATAAAACCTGTTTTGTTTATGATATGTTTTACGGAATAATTACTTTTTTTAAAGGACCTTATGCCTTAACGTTCATAAGAGTGCATAAAATAACATTTTTGCTATTTACTTCACCCCGATCTTTACTTCTTACACCTATGTCCTTTTGGTTATGCAACTGCCCCAAAACAATAACACAAATCAATAAAATGTACTATCCCTTGCATATAGTATTACTTAGGTTCTATAATAAGGCCTCTTTCTCCTTCACTGTCCGAAGTATACCTAAGAACCTTTGGAAATTCATTACCTCTAGCATTGGTAATTTCTGTTTTCCAAACTTTTCTCAACTCTTCTAATTTATTCTTGTTAGAGGCATCAGAGGCTAAATTGGTCGTTTCTTTGGGGTCATTTTTAAGGTTGAAAAGCTCTTCATAGACAGCTGGTTCGCCATTTAGTGGTCCGTCTGCATAATCTCTGTAAACAGCTATATCTGGGTCGTGAACTTTGTACAACATTGCGCTGGTATTAATACCCATTTCTTTAGCAGTAGCTATTTTTTTCAATGCCGAGAAATTCTCGTTTTTATAATAGCGAATGTATTTCCATTCATGGTCTTGGACAGCCTCACATCTAGGGTTTCCAAATTGCGTAGACCATAAATTTTCAGTGTAAAGGTAGGGGCGCACAGCTTCTTGTTCACCAGCTAAAAGTCCGGTTAAGTTTTTACCTTGGTAACTGTCAGGAATAGTTACGCCTGCCATGGTCATCATAGTTGGGGCTATATCTATACTCTGTACCAAAGCATCGGAAGTTTTTCCTCTCTTTGATTTCTTGGTGTTTGGGTCAAAGATTATCATAGGTACATGCGTAGTTTCTTCGTAGCACAACGCTTTTCCGCCAAGACCGAATTGCCCCATAAAAAGACCGTGGTCAGAAGTAAAAGCAATAACGGTATTCTTATCTAATTTTTGGTCCTTCAAAGTTTGTCTAAGCTCTCCTAGAAGACGGTCAATACCTGTCATAGCTTCCATTTGGCGTATATAACGCTCTCTAAAACCTTCTGGCGTATCTACATAATCATAACCCACCTGGCGGTCTTCCGCGTGATGTATTTCTGCAGGTAATTTTGGTGTTTTTATATCTTTTCTAGCGACATAATTTTCTGGTAACGGAATATTCTGGTCGCGATAAAGCGTTTTGTAAATCTCATCGTCAGAATCACGCATTTGCATAGAACCTGTCCCTGCTCCGTGAGGAAGGTTAAAACACACGGAAAGCATAAAAGGCTTATCCGTAGGTCTGTTGTCTATGAATTTTATGGCCCCGCCTAATTTCTGCTCATTGGATAAAAAGTCTTGAATTCCTTCACCAACCACTTCTACTTGGGTGTCGTTTTTAGCATCTTTAAAAATACTGTGACGGTCTTTTGGATAGAAGCCCAGATGACCATGGCCTGCGTACCAGTAATCAAAACTTTTTTCCATGAGTCCGCTATCATAACCACCCTCTCCAACAGGAACATGGTTTTTCCCCACCCAACCGGTGTAATACCCATTTTCACGCATAACCATAGGATAGGTGTTCTTCCAACCTTCTTTGGACATACTGGTGCCGGAATTAAAGTTTATACCGTGTTTTCTCTCAAACTGACTCGTTAGAATACTGGCTCTACTTGGTGTGCAAATAGCAGTAGTTATATGGGCATTGGTGAACAAAACCCCATCACTAGCCAATTTATCTAGGTTTGGCGTTTTTACAATGGTATTACCCGTACAGCCCATGAGGCCGTACTGCTGGTCATCCGTTAATATAAAGATGAAATTTGGCTGCTCTTGTGCCCAACCAGATACGGTTGTTGCGGCGTAAATGCAGAGCATAATGACCAAATTTTTTAGCAATTTTAATTGAAAGTCCTGTTTCATTTTATACTTCCTAAATTATGATTTTCTTCTTATTTTAATGTTGGACCTTGGGCTTTTTTGCGCATGCCCTGTAAAGCTTTTTCTTCTTTAAGAACATTTTCACGGTGCGGGTCTAACCAACCAGGAACTAGGTTTTTAGCATCCCAAGCCGTGTATGCTTTTTCTAGTTCAGCAATTTTTTCAGGATGCTTATCTGCTATATCCGTTCGTTCCCAAGGGTCGCTTTTTAAATTGAAAAGCAACGTTTTGTTCTTGTATGAACTCTTATAAAGTTTGTAATTACCTATTCTAACGGCATATTCAAATCCGCCAACGGAACGCCAGAACAATTTTTCATGGGGAGTGTCGGTTTTTCCATCTAAAATATAGGGTAGGAGAGTGGTGCCGTCTAATTGTGTTTCTTTTGTAACATCACCGCCAGCGGCTTCTAGAAAAGTAGGGAAAAGGTCCAATGAGCTAATAGGTTTCTCATAATGTTGACCCGCTTTCAATTTCTCTGGCCAAGTAATGAAAAAAGGAACTTTTATTCCACCTTCAAACAACATGCCTTTGTGGCCTCTGTACGGTCGGTTGTCAGCATGTTCCGTACGTCCTCCGTTATCACTTAAAAATACTAAAATTGTGTTTTCTTTCATACCATTTGCAACTAGTGTAGAGTCTATTCTCCCAACGTTTGCATCAACAGCATTTACCATGGCGGCATAGATACTACGTCCACCATATTCAATATGTTTTGTGTTTTCTAAATATTGTTGGGTAGCGTGATCAGGAGCATGTGGCGCGTTATAAGCCAAATACATAAAAAATGGTTTATCATCTTTCTTGGTAATAAAATCGATGGCCTCATCTGTGAAATCATCCGTTAGGTAACGCAATTCATTTTGAGGAACCGGTTTACCATTTCTAACAATAGTTTTAATAGGGCCATCAGGTACGCCCCAATAGTTCATTCCACCACCGGCAAAACCGAACCAATGGTCAAAACCTTGTTGAGTAGGGTGAAGGCTAGAATGATCGCCCAAGTGCCATTTTCCAATAGCGCTCGTGCGATATCCCCGTTCTTTTAGGGCTTCAGGAATCATTTTTTCGGAAAGTGGCGTGCCCACCGTGTCATCGTTTTCGGCTTGGTATGGCATGTTACAATCGTGACCAAAACGAGCCTGATAGCGACCGGTTAAAAGTCCAGCGCGTGAAGGACTACAGTACGGATGGGAAACATATCCGTTATCAAAAATCACACCTTGGGAGGCTAATTTGTCCAAATTTGGGGTGGGAATATCCGTTGCTCCATTAAAGCCAACATCTGCCCAACCTTGATCATCCGTTAGGACAACGATAATATTTGGCTTTTTTTCTTGTGCTACAATGGGTAGGGCTGTTAGGAAACCTAAAGCAAAAGTGAATAAAAGTTTAGTGTTCTTCATTATATATGTTCTAATTATTTTAAAGTGATTTTGTAAACAAAAGCAGCTTCCGCTTCGGCAGGTATTTTTCTTGGAGAAGTAACCAAAAGGCCTTCTGCTGTTTTTTTCCATTCTATTTTTTGTTTGCTACCCAATACAGAAACCGATTTGATGTCCATATCCTTGGCTTTGTTAGCAAAAACTGTCAGCACCGTTTCTGTATTCTCACCCGGCCAACCTAATTGAATGGCGTAGACTGTTTTGTCCTTTATGGTGTAGCGAATATCAGCTGAATTCAAGTCATATAAACCAGCTTTTATGGCTCCATAATCATTCCACTCGTCTTCTGGATTTCGTTTCAATTCGGTTGGTCCTTGACCATACGCAACAAATGGACGTGTTTTGTAAATACTCTCGCCGTACAATTGTAACCAAGCTCCAATGCCTTCCATTGCTTTGGCCTGTTCTTCTGGAATAATACCTTCTGCCATTGGGGCAGCGGCTAAAATCATAACTCCGTTTTTACTGACTACCTCGGCCAAAATACGAATGGCTTTTTTAGGGTCTAAAGCAGTACGTTTGTCTTTATTATAGCCCCATGAGCTACCCAGTTGAAAATCCGTTACCCAAACTTCTGGGGCGATATCTATAACCGTAGCTCTTTCTAAATTTACAACAGCTAAATCCGTTGGAAAAAATGACCCTTTGGTGTTAATCACCACCTCTTTATTCTGCTCTTTTGCTTTGTTGAAATAGTTGGCCAGAAATTGTTTGCGGTAATCCTCTTGAATATACCCTTGGGCAAAATACATCCAAATATAATCCGGAGAATAAGCATCTATTACTTCATTCAATTTCCCTAGCCAGATATCACATTCTTCTTTATAGGTGGTATTTCCGTAAAGAATGCGGTACTCATCTTCTTGAGGAACTTCTGGGTTAGCATAAGTTACGGCATGCATGCTTACGGGGCGAAGAAAACTATTCTCTTTTTTGGGATAAAAATGCATGTGAAAACCATGGTGAAAAGTGGTCATGAATTTTAAATTGCGCTTTTTTACTTCGTCACCAATTTGTTTTACTACATCGATTTTAGGGCCTTTATCAAAGGAGTTCCAAGGATTGACTTCACTTTCCCAAAGCGAAAATCCGTCATGATGCTCTGCAATGGTTCCTATGAATTTTGCACCCATATTTTCGAACATATCCACCCAACGCTTAGCAGAGAATTTTTCGGCTTTCCATTGGGGAATAAAATCATGATAATTTACATCTCTTCCGTAGGTTTTGGTATGGTAGTCATAGACATCTTTGCCCCACGTCTTTACCCGGTCACTCTCGTACATAAAACGCCCGTACCATTCATTTCCGTTGGCAGGAACGTTATAGACGCCCCAATGAAAATAGACACCTAACTTGGCATCTGCAAACCATTCAGGAGAAGCTTTATGCTGGTTAAGGTTTTCCCATTCTGGTTCAAACTTTTCTTGAGCGTAACATGTAGCAGTAAGTACCAATATTAAAAGAAGGGCAATCTTGTTTTTCATTTAAATAAAGTATGCTTGTTCTTATTTTAATTCTTGAATTCTGATATTTCTATAGATAATTTCAGAGCCTTCTGCTTGTAGTGCAATATTTCCTTTTTCTAATGGAGTACCATCTGCATTTAAGAAGTCTTTCAGTTCGTTTACCAGTTGGCCGTTTTCAAAGAACTTGGCACTTTTTGAACCTTTTACTTCTACGCGTACTTTGTTCCAGCCATCAACTTCATGATTACCATATTTATCACCTTCTAGATAGTCTATTTTTCCACTAGAATCTAATAATAGAGTAGAGCCATCCTTTTGAAACCACGTTACTTTTGGGCCTTTTATGACCCATAGATCACCCGTGTCACCTTCCTGAATTTGACATTCTAGGCAAGTGGGCCAGACAACTTTTTCTCCTTTAATATGAAAAACGATACCAGCATCCCGTTTGGCTTCTAGGCGAGGAGCAAATTTACGTTCTCCCCACTTATATTCAAGTTCTAAATTAAAGTGACTGTATTCTTTATTAGTGGTAACCATGCCAAAAGGAGCTTCGTCTCCTTTCCAAGCATAGAGAACTTCTATTTTATTCTTTTTGATGTTGAATAATTGCTGATTATCGGGCAGTTCGTTTGGAGTGATGGTGTAAGCGGTACCGAGTTCATCTTTGGGAAAAGGATTTTCCCAATTTATAGATGATTTTTTAGGCGCAGATTTTTGAGATGAAAATAAAAAAAAGGCACACAAATAAAGTAATAATGTTACAATGGTAGTAATTTTGTTTGTCATCTGTTCTGGTGTTCTAAAGAGGCTGTAAATTCTAAATTTATAGCTTTAACTAGGACAACAGACATTTTTTATACTACCACAAATGTTTTTTACGAGTCAATTTTGACTAACAAACGAGGTATAATTGCCAAATTGGGGGAATTATCAAAAAAAAGAGGTTTTTAATCGTAGATGCGAATGACCTCGCCATTGCCTTTTCCGTTCACACTGCGAACGTATCCATTAACTACTTTTTTCATGGGAATAGGGTTGTGCCCAGGAAAATAATCTTTATACTTTTCGTAAGCATCTTCTACCATACCAGAAGATACCACATTAACCCTGATACCATTTTCTGTCTCTAAAGCTACAGCTTGTACAAAACTATGAACACCACCATTTACCATGGCAGCACTAGTAGTTTTTACAACAGGGTCGTCTGCTAGAATACCAGTAGAAAGTGTAATAGAGCCTTTAGGATTTAGAGCATCCTTGCCCAAACGAACAAGGTTTACCTGCCCCATTAATTTACTATTTAGCCCAATATGAAAATCGTCTTCCGTAAGATCGTTGAAATTTGCCCATTTGGCTTCACCGGCTATACAGATAATAGCGTCTAATTGGCCAGTTTTTTCAAACATTTTAGAAATAGAGGAACTATCTTCTATGTCTACTAAGAAATCACCATTGGTTCTGCCGGCAATTAGCACCTCATTATGTTCGGAAAAATGAGCGCTTACTTTTCTTCCGATAGTTCCGTGCCCTCCAATAATCAGGATTTTCATGTTTTTCTAGTTTTAGGTCAAACGTTTTCGCTTGTTCTGTTTAGGGTTCTTTTTACGCGTTTTATATATGGTAAGCGTAGCAATAATACTCCATAACATATTAGATACAAATGGGGGAATGGCACTATAATAATAACAATTTGCCGCAATTAATAATCCACCAATTAAATTTAAGTACTTACTATAGCCTAAATACTTTCTATTTTCCATCATTGTAATGGCGTAGGCTAGGATAATGAGCCCCGAGCCCATCCATCCAAAAACATCAATAAGGAGTTTCATCTTAAATAGTAATATCTATATATATCGATTTGTTAGTTAATAATTTTATAATAAATATTTAGCAAAATCAGTAATTAAAGCCTCATTTCTTTTATAATAAGACCATTTTCCGTGTCTAGTCATAACCAATAATCCACACTTTTCCATACTGGTCAAGTAATTTGAAATTGTAGATTGCGACAATCTAGACTTCTCGTGTATGTATGTAGCACAGACTCCGTCATTAAAATGATCTATGCTGATATGTGGCGGAAAATTCTTTTCAGGTTCCCTGAGCCATTCCATTATCTGCATTCGAGTCTGATTAGATAAACATTTGCTAATTTCAACTGCTTCTTTTACATCCATAGATACAAATATCGGTATTTATCGATATGTAATATAAAATTTAACATTTTTTTTATATAGGAAAATGCTGGACGGGACCGTTGCCTTTGCCCAAGGTTTTGTCTTTACCCTGTGTAATGGCTTTATTTAAATAAGAGCAGGCATTTTTTACGGCCTCTTCTAGGGTAAGACCTAAACTTAATTGAGCGGCGATGGCAGAAGATAAAGTGCATCCGGTGCCATGGGTATTATTTGTATGTACCCTTTTGTTTTGAATAGAAACCGTTTTCTGGGTATCATATAAAAATAGCGTATCCGTCATTTGTTCGGAATCTTCTAAATGTCCTCCTTTTAATAAAACAGAGGTTTTGAATGTATTCCCTATTTCTCTTGCGGCCTCACCAAGCTTCTGTGAATCTATTATTCTATCGATTAAAATCTCAGCTTCAGGAATATTAGGCGTAATAAGATAGGCATCGCTTAAAAAATATTTCAAATTCCCTAGTGCAGTCTTATCTAAAAGTCTATCTCCAGAGGTAGCGACCATTACAGGATCTAGAACTATTTTCTTGATAGAGTATTCCCTAAGGGTGTCCTGTACCATTTTAATAACCTCTGCAGAGTGGAGCATTCCTATTTTAATAGCGCCAAAGTCAATATCCTCAAGAACCGCAATTAATTGTTTGCGTATATGGGCAACAGGAATAGGGTGAATATCAAAAACACCCTGAGTGTTTTGAGCGGTAGTAGCTGTAATGACAGATGCGGCAAAGGCGCCATTGGCACTAATACTTTTAATATCGGCCTGTATACCGGCACAACCTCCAGAATCGCTTCCGGCAATGGTAAGAACACTAGGATATCTTGTAATCATAACTACGAAGAATACAATTGTGGAAATATAAGAGAATCAAAAGTATAGAATTATTTTAAAAGGAGGTGGGGAGACATGGCTATTATCGCATTAAAAATTCTTACATTTTATTAAAAACTTAATTTATTGCCCAGCCTGACTTTTACACTTGCTCACGGACTTTTTTACTGTTGAATAATGGTGCGATTCAAGGACTAAAAGTTAGTGTTATAAAGCAAGTTACTATAACGTTATAGTTATTTCTCTTTTTTCGTTAAAAATACATCCTCTTGAAAGTACCAATTTTATTGGGCTTATCGATAAAGTGCACAATTCCTTCGTTATCTCATATACAAAATAGGTGTTTTCACATACAATGATTACTTAGCTGACAACAAATACTGGTTTTTTTTTTCTTCTAACGATATATTTGATAACATTAACTATTTATATGTAGTCTTTTACCTACCTTTTAAGTAAACCTACGTTTTTAACACTAACCACCGCACTATGAATTTTTCCATTAAAACCAGTGTCCTTGCATTGATCGCTATTCTATTTTATGCTATCAATTCAAATGCACAAATCGATAGTAACCGATACACGGTTCTATTGACACCTCAAAATTTGGCTACCTGTGGAGGAGTCAACAATTCTCTTGAAGAAGTCCTTATTAGAGGTCAGAATGCTACTTGTCATGACTTCAGTATTACTTTTGACCTTCCGCCCGGTGTGGAATATGTCTCAGGGACGGCAAGTATAACTTCGCAAACAGATTCATTTGGTAATCCAATTGCAACGGATCAATATTCAATAGGGGAGGGTGGTACACCTTCTGACCCTATTTTTACTGTTTTACGCCCTAGTGATGCAAATTGGGATGTGGGAGATGAAGTAATCTTTACTTTTGAACGTAGTGCAAATTGTGATGCGGTGGCGCATTCTAACTCTGGTGGTTTGTTTAAAGATGCACACACTATTAATTTTCAAGATGCTGGTGGAGCTAACTCAGATTCGGATACGGAAGTAACTATAGCTTCTTATCCGTTATTGGCCGCTTCTTTAAATATTTCTGCCATACCAACTGTTGATGCAAATGTTGGTGAATCGTACACTAGAGATATTACTCTAGCACAAGGTGGTAATGGTTGTACGGAAACATTTACCTATTATGTAGATTTAGGTGAAGATGTAGATGACCTGTATACCTTATCTTATAATGGTAGTTTTTTAACTCCAGCTACAACAGCAGGACAAGTTCTAACTTACGAAATAGATTTAAACGCAGCTCCTTTTGCAGGGACTGTTGGTGATGGAAATAATTGCTTTGATAATGGGGAAGTAATTATTTTCCAAGAAGCCTTTAGGGTAGATGACTGTTTAGATACCACTATAGTACACAATACCTATTGGGGTTGTAGCTCAGGCGAAACGTGCCAAGCGGCAGAACCACAAACAGGTTCTTTAAATTTTGGTGCCAATGTACCAGATATAGCTATATCAAAAGTAGGTTCTACTACACCAGATTTATGTGGTGCAGTTACCTATACGATTAGAATAGAAAATACGAACACCGCTGTAGGTTCAATGGCTTTGGACTTAGGTGTTAATATTGGTAACGGTGCTAATGCTACACCAGTTGGAACTGCTTCTAACAATCCACTTTGGGATTTTGATTATTTTGATACTAGAAGCGTTTCCAATTTCAGGTTTGCATCGGGTATATCTTTTACTCCAGAAGATAGACCGAGTACAGTATATACTGCAAGAGGGTCTGGTAATACAGTTTCTATACCGCCAAACTTTTTTGGTTCTGACCCTGACGGACCGGGAGGTTTTGATGATTTAGATAATGATGGTTGGTTTGATGATTTACCACCAGGGGAAGCTACAGAGTTTTCGTTCGATTTTACAGTAACACCTAAAGATAATTGTGGTGTGGCTAGATTTGATTACATGGCTTGGGAGCATACCTATATAGATACGTATTTTAAAGATCAATGTAAAAGTGATCGTATTCCTGAACGTATCGATATTGGTTATTTCAATATCATTAGAGATTATACAGATGTTACAGAGGTAGAAGCACCTACAGATATAGTAAATAACGAAGATTTTGTAGTAAGTGTTGCTCCCGCTTTTTATGCGGGAGGGGCAGGTTTGCCTACAATAGATGGTGTCGCTATGTTTTCTAATGATGCCTCTTCAGTATGGAGCATAACACTTACAGTACCTACAGGTATGGCATTACAAACTCCGTTACCGGCAGGTTTTACCCAAAGTGGCAATGAGGTTACATATACTACAACAGACTTAACAGCTGGAGCAAATAAAGAATGGGTAGATTTTCCGATGACCTTTACATGTGGTCCAAATGGTAATCAAGCAATTCCCTACAAAACGAACTACACGGCTACAAGTGCTGCTGGTGTTTGTTGGACACAAGACATTCATTGTGGTACGGTAAATATATACACACACTGCCCAGGTGGTTGTGTTGGTCCTGCAATTGAAGGATTTACTGCCAGAAGACTTACCGCAGGATGGACAGATGATACCATGACTACTAAAGTTGTTTTAGATGATAATACAGATGGTATCAAAAAATATTTAGCAGGTGATCAAATGAAGATTACCACTACTGCTTCTATAAATAGTATTTCATTAGATAACCTTTATTTTGATTTAACTTATGATACAGCTAGTTTAGCTGCTGGTGGTTCGGATATCATTACATTGATAGACACGAAAATTACTATTAATGATAATAGCGCTGGCACTTCAAATTCTGGTGTAATTAACGCAGCACCGGTTTTAACTACCAATGGCTCTACAGAGCATATGTTAAGTTTTGATTTGAGCGATGAAAAAGATTTAATAAGCGCAGCATACTTATTTGAAGGAGACGCTACAAATAGAGATATTGTTGAAGTTGAATTGACTTTTGAGTTTAGTAAAGATTTTCAAGATATAGCTTACTTTGAACTTACCAATTTAAGAGGTGAATTCTTTGCCTTTACGGATTACCCTGCCAATACACCACCCAATAGAGTAGGGTGCGACACTTGGGGAGATAGAGCTTATTATGCTAGACCTAGAATTTATGGAGCTAACCTAGCTCATGCTACTAATGGTTGTACGCCTTCAAACGGAATTATATATTTTAGACATCAAATGGCGCCGGATGATATGCATGGTGATGAATATAGACCACTTACCAATTGGACTTCTACAATTGTAGATATACCGGAAGGGGCTAGATTTACTGGTAATGTTACATCTATCCAATTTCAAGGAGCTTATTCT includes:
- a CDS encoding sulfatase-like hydrolase/transferase, whose protein sequence is MKNLTLALITVLLFSCKAEKKEIPLSKPNVVFIFADDMTYSAINALGNKEIKTPNLDKLVHNGTTFTHAFNMGGWNGAICAASRAMIISGRKLWEVNEFRENWSNGKEFDKTWGKLMEGAGYDTYMTGKWHVDAKAQNVFQNVIHTRPGMPGDAWAKELTGSKFSTLKENGLKPADIMPIGYNRPQNENDTTWTPTNMKHGGFWQGGKHWSEVLRDDALGFIDQTKTSKNPFFMYLAFNAPHDPRQAPKEFVDMYSLDDITIPESFLPLYPYKDGMGNGPSLRDEALAPFPRTEFAVKVHTKEYYALITHLDFQIGKIIEGLEKTGKMDNTYIIFTADHGLAVGKHGLIGKQSQFDHSIRAPFMIVGPKIPKYKKIDTDIYLQDAMATSLELAGVKKPEYVFFNSVLDLVNGDRKESHYDAIYNGYIDLQRMIRKDGYKLILYPKMDVVLLYDLKADPKEMNDLAANPEYKEKVDTMFAELMILQKDMEDTLDISSVLKNYRAKK
- a CDS encoding sulfatase-like hydrolase/transferase: MLCIYAATTVSGWAQEQPNFIFILTDDQQYGLMGCTGNTIVKTPNLDKLASDGVLFTNAHITTAICTPSRASILTSQFERKHGINFNSGTSMSKEGWKNTYPMVMRENGYYTGWVGKNHVPVGEGGYDSGLMEKSFDYWYAGHGHLGFYPKDRHSIFKDAKNDTQVEVVGEGIQDFLSNEQKLGGAIKFIDNRPTDKPFMLSVCFNLPHGAGTGSMQMRDSDDEIYKTLYRDQNIPLPENYVARKDIKTPKLPAEIHHAEDRQVGYDYVDTPEGFRERYIRQMEAMTGIDRLLGELRQTLKDQKLDKNTVIAFTSDHGLFMGQFGLGGKALCYEETTHVPMIIFDPNTKKSKRGKTSDALVQSIDIAPTMMTMAGVTIPDSYQGKNLTGLLAGEQEAVRPYLYTENLWSTQFGNPRCEAVQDHEWKYIRYYKNENFSALKKIATAKEMGINTSAMLYKVHDPDIAVYRDYADGPLNGEPAVYEELFNLKNDPKETTNLASDASNKNKLEELRKVWKTEITNARGNEFPKVLRYTSDSEGERGLIIEPK
- a CDS encoding ArsR/SmtB family transcription factor, translated to MDVKEAVEISKCLSNQTRMQIMEWLREPEKNFPPHISIDHFNDGVCATYIHEKSRLSQSTISNYLTSMEKCGLLVMTRHGKWSYYKRNEALITDFAKYLL
- a CDS encoding 3-keto-disaccharide hydrolase, producing the protein MTNKITTIVTLLLYLCAFFLFSSQKSAPKKSSINWENPFPKDELGTAYTITPNELPDNQQLFNIKKNKIEVLYAWKGDEAPFGMVTTNKEYSHFNLELEYKWGERKFAPRLEAKRDAGIVFHIKGEKVVWPTCLECQIQEGDTGDLWVIKGPKVTWFQKDGSTLLLDSSGKIDYLEGDKYGNHEVDGWNKVRVEVKGSKSAKFFENGQLVNELKDFLNADGTPLEKGNIALQAEGSEIIYRNIRIQELK
- a CDS encoding sulfatase-like hydrolase/transferase, with product MKNTKLLFTFALGFLTALPIVAQEKKPNIIVVLTDDQGWADVGFNGATDIPTPNLDKLASQGVIFDNGYVSHPYCSPSRAGLLTGRYQARFGHDCNMPYQAENDDTVGTPLSEKMIPEALKERGYRTSAIGKWHLGDHSSLHPTQQGFDHWFGFAGGGMNYWGVPDGPIKTIVRNGKPVPQNELRYLTDDFTDEAIDFITKKDDKPFFMYLAYNAPHAPDHATQQYLENTKHIEYGGRSIYAAMVNAVDANVGRIDSTLVANGMKENTILVFLSDNGGRTEHADNRPYRGHKGMLFEGGIKVPFFITWPEKLKAGQHYEKPISSLDLFPTFLEAAGGDVTKETQLDGTTLLPYILDGKTDTPHEKLFWRSVGGFEYAVRIGNYKLYKSSYKNKTLLFNLKSDPWERTDIADKHPEKIAELEKAYTAWDAKNLVPGWLDPHRENVLKEEKALQGMRKKAQGPTLK
- a CDS encoding short chain dehydrogenase; this encodes MKILIIGGHGTIGRKVSAHFSEHNEVLIAGRTNGDFLVDIEDSSSISKMFEKTGQLDAIICIAGEAKWANFNDLTEDDFHIGLNSKLMGQVNLVRLGKDALNPKGSITLSTGILADDPVVKTTSAAMVNGGVHSFVQAVALETENGIRVNVVSSGMVEDAYEKYKDYFPGHNPIPMKKVVNGYVRSVNGKGNGEVIRIYD
- a CDS encoding alpha-L-fucosidase; the protein is MKNKIALLLILVLTATCYAQEKFEPEWENLNQHKASPEWFADAKLGVYFHWGVYNVPANGNEWYGRFMYESDRVKTWGKDVYDYHTKTYGRDVNYHDFIPQWKAEKFSAKRWVDMFENMGAKFIGTIAEHHDGFSLWESEVNPWNSFDKGPKIDVVKQIGDEVKKRNLKFMTTFHHGFHMHFYPKKENSFLRPVSMHAVTYANPEVPQEDEYRILYGNTTYKEECDIWLGKLNEVIDAYSPDYIWMYFAQGYIQEDYRKQFLANYFNKAKEQNKEVVINTKGSFFPTDLAVVNLERATVIDIAPEVWVTDFQLGSSWGYNKDKRTALDPKKAIRILAEVVSKNGVMILAAAPMAEGIIPEEQAKAMEGIGAWLQLYGESIYKTRPFVAYGQGPTELKRNPEDEWNDYGAIKAGLYDLNSADIRYTIKDKTVYAIQLGWPGENTETVLTVFANKAKDMDIKSVSVLGSKQKIEWKKTAEGLLVTSPRKIPAEAEAAFVYKITLK